A window of Vibrio ishigakensis contains these coding sequences:
- the pilW gene encoding type IV pilus biogenesis/stability protein PilW, whose product MFKASITLFFLSLCLGCVTVKRADGNAKFDPLLAADARIELGLSYLKANDTVRAKQNLDLALQYAPKYVRAASAIAYYYQQVSETNQAEDWYQRALRLSPYDGDLLNDFGVFLCRQHRYSEALQQFDKAIQLDGYSQVAASYENSGLCALKMEQWQRAEGFFIKSLQHQPNRYRSDIELVKLAIRFGHLEQAKQRLDRIQIRVGMTAEIEQLRQTLTAEQT is encoded by the coding sequence ATGTTTAAAGCATCGATCACACTTTTTTTCCTCAGTCTCTGCTTAGGCTGTGTTACAGTGAAAAGAGCAGATGGAAACGCGAAATTTGACCCCCTCTTAGCTGCCGACGCACGTATCGAACTGGGTTTGAGCTACCTCAAAGCGAACGATACTGTCAGGGCAAAGCAAAATTTAGATCTCGCACTTCAATATGCGCCGAAATATGTTCGTGCCGCGTCTGCAATAGCCTATTATTATCAACAAGTTTCAGAGACTAACCAGGCTGAAGATTGGTATCAAAGAGCACTAAGACTCTCACCCTATGATGGCGATCTACTAAATGATTTTGGCGTCTTTTTATGTCGTCAGCATCGCTACTCCGAGGCGTTGCAACAATTTGATAAAGCGATACAACTAGATGGCTATAGCCAGGTTGCAGCGAGTTATGAAAACTCCGGCCTCTGCGCATTGAAAATGGAGCAGTGGCAAAGGGCAGAGGGCTTTTTTATTAAGTCTTTGCAGCATCAACCAAACCGTTATCGCAGTGATATTGAGCTTGTTAAGTTGGCCATTCGTTTTGGTCATTTAGAGCAAGCAAAACAGAGACTAGACAGAATTCAAATTCGAGTCGGAATGACCGCAGAGATTGAACAGCTAAGGCAGACATT
- a CDS encoding bifunctional tRNA (adenosine(37)-C2)-methyltransferase TrmG/ribosomal RNA large subunit methyltransferase RlmN, producing MTQAKVNLLDFDRQGLRKYFADELGEKAFRADQVMKWMYHFGCDDFEKMTNLNKKLREKLQRLTEIRAPYVSEAQYSNDGTIKWAMRVGDQDVETVYIPDGDRATLCVSSQVGCALECKFCSTAQQGFNRNLRVSEIVGQIWRASREIGLEKETGRRPITNVVMMGMGEPLLNMKNLMPSLEIMLDDLGFGLSKRRVTVSTSGVVSGLDQMTGNIDVALAISLHAPTDELRSQIMPINDRWDIEEFLASVRRYIASSNANRGKVTVEYILLDHVNDDMEHARQLAELLKDTPAKINLIPFNPYPGSPYKKPSNSRIDRFMKTLMQYDYTVTVRKTRGDDIDAACGQLVGDVIDRTKRTQKARSEESVQGDIPVKTL from the coding sequence ATGACCCAAGCAAAAGTTAACCTACTTGATTTTGACCGCCAAGGGCTGCGCAAGTACTTTGCCGATGAGCTAGGCGAGAAGGCGTTTCGCGCCGATCAAGTAATGAAGTGGATGTATCACTTTGGTTGTGATGACTTCGAGAAAATGACTAACCTCAACAAGAAGTTGCGTGAAAAATTGCAGCGTCTTACCGAGATCCGTGCACCTTATGTATCTGAAGCTCAGTACTCAAATGATGGCACCATCAAGTGGGCGATGCGCGTTGGCGATCAAGACGTTGAAACCGTGTATATCCCAGATGGTGATCGTGCAACCTTGTGTGTTTCCTCTCAAGTAGGCTGTGCACTGGAATGTAAATTCTGTTCAACGGCGCAGCAGGGCTTTAATCGTAACCTACGCGTGTCTGAAATCGTAGGTCAGATCTGGCGTGCATCCCGTGAGATTGGTCTTGAGAAAGAGACAGGTCGTCGCCCAATTACCAACGTGGTAATGATGGGCATGGGGGAGCCACTGCTTAACATGAAGAACCTGATGCCATCCCTTGAGATCATGCTTGATGATCTTGGCTTTGGTCTATCAAAGCGTCGCGTGACAGTCTCAACGTCGGGCGTAGTATCGGGTCTTGACCAGATGACTGGCAATATCGATGTTGCGCTAGCTATTTCTCTACACGCACCTACTGATGAATTGCGCAGCCAGATTATGCCAATTAACGATCGTTGGGATATCGAAGAGTTCCTAGCTTCTGTGCGTCGTTATATTGCATCTTCAAACGCAAACCGAGGTAAGGTAACTGTCGAGTACATCCTACTAGACCATGTAAACGATGATATGGAGCATGCGAGACAACTCGCAGAACTGCTGAAAGATACCCCAGCTAAGATCAATTTGATTCCATTTAACCCATATCCTGGCTCACCTTATAAGAAGCCAAGTAACTCACGTATCGACCGCTTCATGAAGACCTTGATGCAATACGATTACACTGTGACGGTACGTAAGACCCGCGGTGATGATATCGATGCAGCTTGTGGTCAGCTAGTGGGCGATGTTATCGACCGTACCAAGCGTACTCAAAAAGCTCGCTCTGAAGAGAGTGTGCAGGGTGATATCCCAGTAAAAACTCTATAA
- the ndk gene encoding nucleoside-diphosphate kinase: MAIERTFSIIKPDAVKRNLIGAIYQRIEAAGLRVVGAKMVHLNEEQASGFYAEHEGKPFFDALKEFMTSGPIMVQVLEGEDAITRYRELMGKTNPEEAACGTIRADYALSMRHNSVHGSDSPASAAREIEFFFPPSEVHARP; encoded by the coding sequence ATGGCGATAGAAAGAACATTTTCCATCATTAAGCCCGACGCTGTGAAACGTAACCTAATTGGCGCTATCTACCAACGCATTGAAGCGGCTGGATTGCGCGTTGTAGGTGCAAAGATGGTGCACCTAAATGAAGAGCAAGCGAGTGGCTTCTATGCGGAGCATGAAGGCAAGCCTTTCTTCGACGCACTTAAAGAGTTTATGACCTCTGGTCCTATCATGGTTCAGGTACTGGAAGGTGAAGATGCTATCACTCGCTACCGTGAGTTGATGGGTAAAACCAACCCAGAAGAAGCAGCCTGTGGCACTATCCGTGCAGACTATGCTTTGAGCATGCGTCACAACTCAGTACATGGCTCAGACAGCCCGGCGTCTGCAGCGCGTGAGATCGAGTTCTTCTTCCCACCTTCAGAGGTGCACGCAAGACCATAA